A single window of Shewanella sp. Choline-02u-19 DNA harbors:
- the rpsU gene encoding 30S ribosomal protein S21 produces MPIIKVRENEPFDVALRRFKRSCEKAGILADVRAREFYEKPTTARKRAKAAAIKRLAKKLSRENARRVRLY; encoded by the coding sequence ATGCCAATTATTAAAGTACGTGAAAACGAACCATTCGACGTAGCTCTTCGTCGTTTCAAGCGCTCTTGTGAAAAAGCTGGTATCTTAGCTGACGTTCGTGCTCGTGAGTTCTACGAGAAGCCAACGACTGCACGTAAACGTGCTAAAGCCGCTGCTATCAAGCGTCTTGCTAAGAAGCTTTCTCGCGAAAACGCACGTCGCGTACGTTTATATTAA
- a CDS encoding GatB/YqeY domain-containing protein, producing MSLIDQLKEQMKDAMRAKEKVRLGTIRMALAAVKQIEVDTRESLDDDQAIAVLTKMVKQRRDSIAQYTAAGRDELAQKEAEEIQVLEHFLPQPLTEEEILALVDASILEMGASSMADMGKVMGSLKPKVMGRADMAAIGAMIRAKLK from the coding sequence ATGAGCCTAATCGATCAGCTAAAAGAGCAGATGAAAGACGCCATGCGTGCCAAAGAAAAGGTACGCTTGGGGACTATTCGTATGGCACTAGCCGCCGTCAAACAAATTGAAGTGGATACCCGCGAATCTTTGGATGACGACCAAGCTATAGCGGTCTTAACCAAAATGGTAAAACAGCGTCGCGATTCTATTGCTCAATATACAGCAGCAGGCCGTGACGAATTAGCGCAAAAAGAAGCAGAAGAAATTCAAGTGCTTGAACACTTCTTGCCTCAGCCTCTTACTGAAGAGGAAATTCTTGCGTTAGTTGATGCTAGCATCTTAGAGATGGGCGCATCCTCCATGGCGGACATGGGTAAAGTAATGGGATCGCTAAAACCGAAAGTAATGGGTAGAGCAGACATGGCGGCAATTGGCGCTATGATCCGTGCAAAACTCAAGTAG
- the dnaG gene encoding DNA primase produces the protein MAIPRDFINELVARIDIVDLIDPKVPLKKAGKNHSACCPFHSEKSPSFTVSRDKQFYHCFGCGAHGNVIDFVMEYDRLDFVDAIEELAGQLGLEVPQEQGTGKPRDQELSRDLYQLMEESSLFFQSQLRQHSDKQKVLDYLSHRGLSKDVVEHFNIGFAPDGWDGLLSRYRQNQDSQNKLLTAGMVIENDSGKRYDRFRDRLMFPIRDRRGRVIGFGGRVLGEGTPKYLNSPETPIFHKGNELYGLYELKQRHRDPQQVLIVEGYMDVVALAQFDVDYAVASLGTSTTAEQFQLLLRSAKEVICCYDGDKAGKEAAWRALETALPLLKPGNQVRFMFLPEGEDPDTLVRQIGKDKFEESIGHAMALPEFLFDNLAKKFGKEDKSVLAKNAIKLIEKVQDTVLQSLLLEDLAHKLRMNGADELKRKFNFSTKSADKPKQHKALKGRGTPMRLAIALLVQHPRLGEKLPQQPALKHIQMAGIDLLTLVLDLTRGKVMSSAQLLEQFRGDDKFSTLKKLTQWDHQVADENLLRELKETLVWLNNQYIEQRYQELSLKQNHTKEERLQLKKLIAVIQKQA, from the coding sequence ATGGCGATACCTCGTGATTTTATCAATGAGCTAGTAGCTCGCATCGACATTGTCGACTTAATAGACCCTAAAGTACCCCTAAAAAAGGCGGGTAAAAATCACTCTGCCTGTTGTCCTTTTCATAGCGAAAAATCTCCCTCTTTCACCGTTAGTAGAGACAAGCAGTTTTATCATTGTTTTGGCTGCGGCGCACACGGAAATGTTATTGATTTTGTCATGGAATATGACCGACTCGACTTCGTGGATGCAATTGAAGAACTCGCCGGACAGTTAGGACTTGAAGTTCCACAGGAACAAGGTACCGGTAAGCCTCGCGATCAAGAGTTAAGTCGCGATTTATACCAACTGATGGAGGAGTCGAGTTTATTCTTCCAAAGTCAGCTAAGACAACACAGTGACAAACAAAAAGTGCTTGATTATTTATCACATCGAGGGCTTTCAAAAGACGTAGTAGAACACTTTAACATTGGCTTTGCCCCAGATGGTTGGGATGGTTTGTTAAGCCGCTATCGTCAAAATCAAGATTCACAGAACAAACTGCTTACTGCTGGTATGGTCATTGAAAATGACAGTGGTAAGCGATATGACCGATTCCGCGACCGATTAATGTTCCCAATCAGGGATAGACGTGGACGAGTCATTGGCTTTGGTGGCCGAGTTTTGGGAGAAGGTACGCCAAAGTACTTGAATTCTCCAGAAACGCCCATATTTCATAAGGGCAATGAGCTCTATGGATTGTATGAACTAAAGCAACGCCATCGAGACCCGCAACAAGTACTCATTGTTGAAGGCTATATGGACGTCGTAGCACTTGCGCAATTTGACGTTGATTATGCCGTAGCCTCATTAGGCACCTCGACCACCGCTGAACAATTTCAGCTGTTGCTGCGTAGCGCAAAAGAAGTTATCTGTTGTTACGACGGCGATAAAGCAGGCAAAGAAGCCGCCTGGCGTGCGCTAGAAACCGCTTTACCACTGTTAAAACCGGGTAATCAGGTTCGCTTCATGTTCCTACCTGAAGGCGAAGACCCTGACACTCTCGTCAGGCAGATTGGTAAAGATAAGTTCGAAGAAAGTATTGGCCACGCCATGGCACTACCAGAGTTTCTATTTGATAATTTGGCGAAAAAATTTGGCAAAGAAGACAAAAGTGTATTGGCAAAAAATGCCATTAAACTGATCGAAAAAGTGCAAGACACAGTATTACAAAGTCTATTGCTTGAAGATTTAGCACACAAGCTAAGAATGAACGGTGCTGACGAGCTTAAACGAAAATTTAACTTTTCGACTAAGTCGGCCGATAAACCTAAACAGCACAAAGCGTTGAAAGGACGTGGCACCCCGATGCGATTAGCCATTGCATTGTTGGTACAACATCCACGCTTAGGTGAGAAATTGCCTCAGCAACCAGCGCTAAAACATATACAGATGGCAGGTATTGACTTACTGACCCTTGTATTAGATTTAACTCGCGGCAAAGTAATGAGCAGCGCACAACTACTTGAACAGTTCAGGGGCGATGATAAATTCAGTACCCTAAAAAAACTGACCCAATGGGACCATCAAGTGGCGGACGAAAACTTGCTCCGAGAGTTAAAAGAAACACTCGTGTGGCTAAATAACCAGTATATTGAGCAACGTTATCAAGAGCTGAGTTTAAAACAGAACCACACGAAAGAAGAACGGTTGCAGCTTAAAAAGCTAATCGCAGTGATCCAAAAGCAAGCTTAA
- the rpoD gene encoding RNA polymerase sigma factor RpoD: MDHTPQSQLKLLLAKGKEQGYLTYAEVNDHLPADMVDADQIEDIIQMINDMGIRVYEQAPDADDIMMSEDSTDDDAAEEAAAALATVEAELGRTTDPVRMYMREMGTVELLTREGEIVIAKRIEEGINTVQASVAEYPQAIAMILEQFDRYEAEEVRLSDIISGFIDPNAEDVAPAATHVGSVLSEAELENADDKDDEDEEEEGPKGPDPEEAKEKFTTLRLAHERALEIIAVKGRGHPESTVALFEIGEIFKEFRLMPKQFDRLVKSMRAMMDKVRVQERLIMKLCVEQAKMPKKNFVKAYTSNESSIEWFNLELASGKSHVEGLKVVAFDVQRCRAKLDAIEKETGLAIGAIKDINRRMSIGEAKARRAKKEMVEANLRLVISIAKKYTNRGLQFLDLIQEGNIGLMKAVDKFEYRRGYKFSTYATWWIRQAITRSIADQARTIRIPVHMIETINKLNRISRQMLQEMGREPSPEELAERMLMPEDKIRKVLKIAKEPISMETPIGDDEDSHLGDFIEDTTLELPLDSATGESLRNATHEVLAGLTAREAKVLRMRFGIDMNTDHTLEEVGKQFDVTRERIRQIEAKALRKLRHPSRSEILKSFLDE, from the coding sequence ATGGATCATACTCCGCAGTCGCAACTTAAATTGTTGCTTGCCAAAGGTAAAGAGCAAGGTTATTTAACCTATGCAGAAGTCAACGATCACCTACCTGCTGACATGGTCGATGCCGACCAGATCGAAGATATTATCCAGATGATCAATGATATGGGTATTCGAGTCTATGAACAGGCTCCGGATGCTGATGATATCATGATGTCTGAAGACAGCACCGATGATGATGCTGCCGAAGAAGCTGCTGCCGCACTGGCTACAGTAGAAGCTGAATTAGGTCGTACTACCGATCCTGTCCGCATGTATATGCGTGAAATGGGTACCGTTGAACTACTGACCCGTGAAGGCGAGATTGTCATCGCTAAGCGTATTGAAGAAGGGATCAACACGGTTCAAGCTTCAGTCGCCGAATATCCGCAAGCAATTGCGATGATCCTTGAGCAATTCGATCGTTATGAAGCGGAAGAAGTTAGATTATCTGACATCATATCTGGTTTTATCGACCCAAATGCTGAAGATGTTGCTCCAGCAGCAACTCACGTCGGTTCTGTTCTGTCTGAAGCTGAATTAGAAAATGCTGATGATAAAGACGATGAAGATGAAGAAGAGGAAGGTCCAAAAGGTCCCGATCCTGAAGAAGCAAAAGAAAAATTCACAACGCTTCGCCTAGCTCACGAAAGAGCATTAGAAATCATCGCTGTAAAAGGTCGTGGTCACCCAGAGTCGACTGTCGCACTATTTGAAATTGGCGAAATTTTTAAAGAATTCCGTTTGATGCCTAAGCAGTTTGACCGCTTAGTAAAAAGCATGCGCGCAATGATGGATAAAGTCCGTGTTCAAGAACGTTTGATCATGAAGCTTTGTGTTGAACAAGCTAAAATGCCAAAGAAAAATTTCGTTAAGGCTTATACCAGCAACGAAAGCAGCATTGAGTGGTTCAACCTAGAATTAGCATCAGGAAAATCACATGTTGAAGGCCTAAAAGTCGTCGCATTTGACGTACAGCGTTGTCGTGCAAAGCTTGACGCAATTGAGAAAGAGACTGGCCTAGCTATCGGTGCGATTAAAGACATCAACCGTCGTATGTCAATCGGTGAAGCGAAAGCTCGTCGCGCTAAGAAAGAGATGGTTGAAGCCAACCTACGTCTCGTAATTTCTATCGCTAAGAAATACACCAACCGTGGTCTACAGTTCTTGGATCTTATTCAAGAAGGTAATATCGGTTTGATGAAAGCGGTTGATAAGTTTGAATACCGCCGTGGTTATAAGTTCTCGACTTATGCAACATGGTGGATCCGTCAGGCAATTACTCGTTCAATTGCTGACCAAGCTAGAACTATCCGTATTCCAGTACATATGATTGAGACGATCAACAAGCTAAACCGTATCTCTCGTCAAATGCTACAAGAGATGGGTCGTGAACCTTCTCCAGAAGAGCTTGCTGAGCGCATGTTAATGCCTGAAGACAAGATCCGTAAGGTACTTAAGATTGCTAAAGAGCCTATCTCCATGGAAACACCTATTGGTGATGATGAAGATTCGCACTTAGGTGACTTTATCGAGGATACCACCCTCGAGTTGCCGTTGGACTCTGCGACAGGCGAAAGCTTACGTAATGCAACACACGAAGTACTTGCAGGCCTAACGGCTCGTGAAGCTAAAGTACTGCGTATGCGTTTCGGTATCGACATGAACACTGACCACACGTTAGAAGAAGTGGGTAAGCAGTTCGATGTAACCCGTGAGCGTATTCGTCAGATTGAAGCGAAAGCGCTACGTAAGTTGCGTCACCCTTCTCGTTCAGAGATTTTGAAGTCATTCCTAGACGAATAG
- a CDS encoding HAD-IB family hydrolase: MKLALFDFDGTLTHHDMYTRFILYSASPVRLVLGSVFLSPLYVLYRLRVIPARKLRPLVSYCAFVGRDKTVISALGKQYALNVIPQSIRPEMLAALKQHQADGAQVVLVSASLDLYLRPWCESMGITLICSEMSVKEGTYTGFYVSGDCSCDMKVTKVQNQFTLSDYVEVFAYGDTHEDLAMLAIADHAYMNGIKV, from the coding sequence TTGAAACTCGCGCTATTTGATTTTGATGGCACGCTAACCCATCATGACATGTACACTCGTTTTATCCTTTATTCAGCAAGCCCCGTACGCTTGGTACTTGGTTCTGTTTTCCTTTCCCCGTTATATGTTCTTTATAGGCTGCGGGTTATCCCAGCGAGAAAGCTAAGGCCTTTAGTCAGCTACTGTGCTTTTGTTGGTCGAGATAAAACCGTTATATCTGCTCTTGGTAAGCAGTACGCACTCAATGTTATCCCACAATCAATCCGTCCAGAGATGCTAGCAGCGCTAAAACAGCACCAAGCGGATGGTGCTCAAGTGGTGTTGGTTTCAGCCTCGTTAGATCTCTATTTACGACCCTGGTGTGAATCAATGGGAATAACACTAATTTGTAGCGAAATGTCTGTTAAAGAGGGGACCTACACTGGGTTTTATGTGTCAGGTGATTGTAGCTGTGATATGAAAGTAACTAAGGTGCAAAACCAGTTCACGTTAAGTGATTATGTTGAGGTTTTTGCCTACGGAGATACTCACGAAGATCTGGCCATGTTAGCGATAGCAGATCACGCCTATATGAATGGCATCAAAGTATAG